A region from the Microcoleus sp. FACHB-672 genome encodes:
- a CDS encoding ComEC/Rec2 family competence protein gives MTRTGGIILSLAYIVGLLCAATPKPFFGVSAGGLILLTLGIAAALVIPRFWRTGPKFWLWLSAGIIGLLATLYFQTRVPQPAANDISRFVKPADQKALEQVVMVWGKVGSTPHLTRSQKAQFWLETTNFNEIVSPEKSPSANKPNKPAEGTQVVTGKLYVTAPLLQATGLYPGQRVAVTGVLYIPKAPTNPGAFNFQAYLAKEGSFAGLRGRQVSWPNGQTGTRWGWWVIRQRIIRSQVNWLSVPEGPLVSAMALGKQAVDLPYDIKDPFVQVGLAHTLAASGAQVSLILGMVLALTRRLSMRVQFAIGTGAIAIFVGLSGLEPSVSRAAIMGIGALVALVAERKVKPLGSLLLAATILLLFNPLWVWDLGFQFSFLATLGLVVTVPAIIKRLDWLPPAIASLIAVPLAASVWVLPLQLYIFNVISPYSILVNIITTPLISVISLGGFISAFVGFIWPTAGSALAWPLYYPSHAMIVIVEFFNKLPGNSVAVGTLTAIQLVALYGLIGLVWLMGNYQENKKKQLGKGKINLSFIFYPLSIAGRWWFAGLVAVSLVVVPAHQTKTTLFRITVLDTTKEPILVIQDRGKITLVNSGDDSTARFTVLPFLQQQGVNQIDWAIATGAQPDSRSGWNLILERVPIKILHSIKHSPDGAIARAMKAHEGFYQPLPAGRAISTGTTSVELIDPQLPVVQFQINGQNWLLLGDLNPAEQQKLLKAEKLQNLQVLWWSGKHLNASLLKTLQPAVAISSSKSVDPDTAAQLSKAKAQLYWTERDGALQWTPAGGFETMLEATENKASLL, from the coding sequence ATGACCCGCACCGGCGGCATAATTTTAAGTCTGGCTTACATTGTAGGATTGCTGTGTGCAGCAACTCCCAAGCCGTTTTTTGGCGTGTCGGCAGGGGGCTTAATCCTCTTAACATTGGGAATAGCGGCAGCGCTGGTAATTCCTAGATTTTGGAGAACCGGCCCTAAATTTTGGCTGTGGCTGAGTGCTGGCATCATTGGATTATTAGCAACCCTGTATTTTCAAACACGAGTTCCACAACCGGCAGCCAACGACATTAGCAGATTTGTGAAACCGGCTGATCAAAAAGCTCTAGAGCAAGTTGTTATGGTGTGGGGTAAAGTTGGCAGTACCCCGCACTTAACTCGCTCTCAAAAAGCTCAATTTTGGTTAGAAACAACTAACTTTAACGAGATTGTTTCTCCTGAAAAGTCTCCATCGGCAAACAAACCAAACAAACCGGCAGAAGGCACTCAAGTCGTTACTGGGAAATTGTATGTAACAGCCCCCCTCCTGCAAGCAACAGGTCTGTATCCGGGTCAGAGAGTTGCCGTCACCGGCGTCTTATACATACCAAAAGCCCCGACAAACCCAGGGGCGTTTAATTTTCAAGCTTACTTGGCTAAAGAAGGCTCCTTTGCAGGTCTGCGGGGGCGTCAAGTTAGCTGGCCCAATGGACAAACCGGCACAAGATGGGGATGGTGGGTGATAAGGCAGCGAATAATTCGCTCGCAGGTCAATTGGCTAAGCGTCCCGGAAGGCCCATTGGTCAGTGCAATGGCTTTAGGAAAACAAGCCGTCGATCTGCCTTATGACATTAAAGACCCCTTTGTTCAGGTTGGGTTAGCCCACACTCTCGCAGCTTCTGGCGCTCAAGTGTCCTTAATTTTAGGGATGGTATTGGCTTTAACGAGGCGTCTTTCTATGCGCGTTCAATTTGCCATAGGGACAGGTGCCATCGCTATATTTGTTGGCTTAAGTGGTTTAGAGCCTTCAGTCAGCCGTGCTGCAATTATGGGAATTGGGGCGTTAGTTGCTTTGGTGGCGGAAAGGAAGGTGAAGCCATTGGGTTCACTGCTACTAGCGGCAACAATTCTGCTGTTGTTTAATCCTTTGTGGGTTTGGGATTTAGGTTTTCAGTTCAGTTTTTTGGCGACACTAGGGTTAGTTGTGACGGTGCCGGCCATTATTAAACGTTTGGATTGGTTACCCCCGGCTATTGCATCTTTAATTGCAGTTCCACTTGCTGCTTCTGTCTGGGTTTTGCCGTTACAACTTTACATTTTTAACGTCATATCTCCTTACAGCATTTTAGTTAATATCATTACCACTCCTCTAATTTCTGTAATTAGTTTGGGTGGTTTTATTAGCGCTTTTGTAGGCTTTATTTGGCCAACAGCAGGAAGCGCATTGGCGTGGCCGTTGTATTATCCCAGCCACGCGATGATTGTAATTGTAGAGTTTTTTAATAAGTTACCTGGCAATTCAGTGGCAGTCGGTACGCTCACTGCAATCCAGTTGGTGGCGCTGTATGGGTTAATTGGCTTAGTCTGGCTGATGGGAAATTATCAGGAAAATAAGAAAAAGCAATTAGGCAAAGGCAAAATTAATTTATCGTTTATTTTTTATCCCTTATCAATTGCTGGGCGCTGGTGGTTTGCCGGTTTAGTTGCAGTCAGTTTGGTCGTCGTGCCGGCCCATCAAACAAAAACAACCTTATTTCGGATTACGGTACTCGATACCACGAAAGAGCCAATTTTGGTGATTCAAGATCGCGGAAAAATTACCCTTGTTAATAGTGGAGATGACAGTACGGCTCGATTTACAGTGTTACCTTTTTTACAGCAGCAAGGTGTTAATCAAATTGATTGGGCAATTGCTACGGGCGCTCAGCCTGACTCCAGAAGTGGCTGGAATTTAATTTTAGAACGCGTGCCTATTAAAATACTGCACAGTATAAAACACAGCCCTGATGGTGCAATTGCAAGGGCGATGAAAGCACACGAGGGATTTTACCAGCCATTGCCGGCCGGCAGAGCCATATCTACCGGCACGACTTCGGTTGAGCTAATTGATCCGCAACTGCCGGTGGTGCAATTTCAAATTAATGGCCAAAATTGGTTATTATTAGGAGATCTCAATCCAGCGGAGCAACAAAAATTACTGAAAGCAGAAAAGCTACAGAATTTGCAAGTGCTTTGGTGGTCTGGGAAGCATCTGAATGCCAGTTTACTGAAGACATTGCAGCCGGCGGTGGCGATCTCATCCTCTAAGTCTGTCGATCCAGATACGGCGGCCCAGCTGAGTAAAGCCAAGGCCCAGTTATACTGGACGGAACGGGATGGTGCACTTCAGTGGACACCGGCAGGTGGATTTGAAACAATGCTAGAGGCAACGGAAAACAAAGCTTCCCTGCTGTAA
- a CDS encoding DUF4079 domain-containing protein, which translates to MDLSQLLEPIAEQFRRLGIPEPITHWGHPLMMAIVVFVMGSFVGLVGWRGRAVTDPETANKSRSDHRKLAPWMFLFLALGYTGGVLSLVMQHQPVLESPHFWTGSIVLALLAINGVISLSGFGGNKAVLRTAHAYLGSTALCLLFLHAILGLKLGLAI; encoded by the coding sequence ATGGATCTGAGTCAACTGCTCGAACCTATTGCTGAGCAATTTCGCAGGTTAGGGATTCCTGAACCCATTACCCATTGGGGGCATCCCCTAATGATGGCCATTGTCGTGTTTGTGATGGGCAGTTTTGTTGGGTTAGTCGGCTGGCGTGGGCGGGCAGTTACCGATCCAGAAACGGCAAATAAGAGTCGTAGTGACCACCGGAAATTAGCACCGTGGATGTTTTTGTTTCTGGCTTTAGGCTACACCGGCGGCGTGCTGTCCCTCGTCATGCAACATCAGCCGGTGCTGGAAAGCCCGCATTTTTGGACAGGCTCAATTGTGCTGGCGTTACTCGCCATCAATGGCGTCATTTCTTTAAGTGGCTTTGGTGGCAATAAAGCCGTGCTACGCACAGCTCACGCTTACCTGGGCAGTACAGCACTTTGCCTACTGTTTCTTCATGCAATACTCGGTTTGAAACTAGGGCTGGCTATCTAA